The genomic DNA GGAGAAGTTCGGTGAAAAAGACATCACGACATCTGCTCGACATCTAAACGATGGCATGCTGCGACTCTTGGCTGTCCTATCTCAGATCGGATTAAAAGACGATTTTTTGCTATTTGATGAAATAGAAAACGGCATCAACCCAGAGCTTATTGAGTTTCTCATTGATCACTTAGTTAATGCTAAACAGCAAGTTATGCTGACCACTCACAGCCCTCTCGTTCTTAACTTTATTGAAGACGATGTAGCCAAACAGAGCGTGACTTATCTGTACAAGACCTCGGAGGGTAAGACAAAAGCCATCAAGCTATTTGATATACCTTCTATTGCCGAAAAGCTGAGTTTCATGGGTCCTGGGGAGGCATTTATCGATACAGATATGCTTTCTATCTGGAAAGAAATAGTTCAAATATCTGAGGGTTAAACATGCACTTTATGTTTAGTGGTGAAGGTCCTACAGATATGGGAAAGTGCTTCCCTGCTGCTGATGTATGTACAGGGGCGAACTATGTTCCAGGTGAAATGGCGCACATTGTCGACAAGTTGACAAATAATTGGCTTATCCAAAATAGGCAATACGAGCTTTCACATCTCGATTTCCACATGGTGACATTTGTATCAAAATCACACCTAGTAAACTCTAAACCACCAGCTAAAAGTAAAAAAAGCATGGGGCTTCGAGGAAAAGGAACACCACCAGAAACCAAATACTACTACGCAAATGCACGAGCACTTGCACAACTTGCAAAACAAAAAGCTGCTGAGCTAAATGATGATGTTGTTGCCGTACTTTTTCGAGATGCTGATGGTACGGCTTCAGCAGGACGTGGTATGTGGAAAGACAAATGGGATTCGATGGTCTTAGGATTTACCGCAGAAAACTACGAAGATAAAAGTGTTCCGATGATCCCAATGCCTAAATCAGAGGCATGGCTTTTGTGCGCATTGAAAAACAACTACCAAAATTGTAATGCGCTTGAGCAAGCTTCAGGTAATGACAAAGTCGAAAACTCACTAAAAAAGCAACTCGAAATTGTCATTGATGACCAAGACATCACAGACCCGCTTGTTGACCTAATCAAAGATGATCGTATTGACGCTTCAAAGATCAACATGGACTCCTTTGACCACTTCAAAGCTCATCTACACAAAGTATTAGCGAATGTATTGTAACGTATGAATATCGAAAAAATTAAACAAGCACTGAACAAAAAGTTCAAACAAGAAAACGGGCGCATCGTTTTTTGGCTAGATGTTGATAATGAGTTTAACGACTTAGTCGATACCTTAGAACTTGAATCGAATTATGACGATACACAGACCATCCATATTGATGCTCTATCCCACTTTGAAGTGAAGTATAGAATTGAGTTGCTAGAGCCGAACACAGCTTTCTTACTCTACTCAAACAAGAAGCCTAGTGAACCGACTCGTGACTGGTTATATGACATTCGACTATACGCAGAGGAGTTCTTTGCAGATAGAAGCTCGATGATCCTTAACGAAATTGGCATGAAAATGGAGTTCCGCTCTGTTATTGCTAAGTACAAGAATTTCTTCAATAGCGATCAACGCACAGCACGTTTACTCAAAGTTCTACCGCCAAACTCTGCAACTGAGCAGCAATTGGAGTTAGCTCTTATTGCTGCAACGTTAAAGCTTGATACAGCAACTTTTACTTCGATCCTGCAAACTCTGCTTTCCAAACTCTCTGATGATTTTGATTCTGATTCTGATTCTGATTCTGATTCTGATTCTGATTCTGATTCTGAAGAGATCTTAGCTGAACTGGATAAATACAACCTCACCAGCGCATTCTGGTCTTTCGCCAATAGTGAGATGGGTTATATCGTAGAGTCAAAAGAGGATGATGAAGTTAAACGCTCACCGACCCTTCAAGACTTTACCGTTAAACTGCTATTCACTGAGTGTTATCAGTCACTGCTCAATAGTAACTGTACTAACGATGATGAAGTGGTAAGTCGTTTCAAAGCTCACCTTCTTCCGATTCCGACACTAGAGCAAATTGAAGCGGGTTATTCAGCCGACAGAATTGGACTCAACTCACCAAGAAGAGCGCAAGTTGTAAGCTTTATCTCACAGCTTCGTGAAAGTCGCAGCTATCAAGATCAATACAACAAATTAGCTCACCGCATTGAGACGGATTATGAAATTGCATCGAAGCTGAAACTGGTAGAACGTGCAGATAAACTGACTCAAGTGGAGACCTTTGAGTTTGCCGATAAGCAACTATCTGTCCTTCTCGCTAAGAACATCGACACCTATGATCAAGAAGAACTCAATGCGATAGTAGCTCACCGTTTAGAAACTCACTGGTGTCATGTTAAGCCTGAATCTGCTGACACTAGCTACACCAGTGTTTACGAAGCAATTAAAACGGCTAAACAGCTATTTACCCTGAAAGCTAAGTATATCGATGGTCTAAATTTTGACTCGGCTAAATCACTTTACCGAGCTTACGAAAGTGACCTTTATCAATTTGATTCTGCATATCGTTCATTTACCGAACATGCAAACTACGTAGCCCATCACGGCTCTGATATTCTAAAGAAATTAAAACTGGTTGATACAATTGAAGACCTTTACGTGAACTGGTACTTACATGACTTAGCGATTGAATGGGGTAAGCATGTAGATAATGACCAGTTGCTTGAAAAGTGGAATATTCCAGGTGTTCTCCGTCAATCAGACTTTTACAAAAACGAAGTTGAACGCATCTTCCAAACCAGTCAGGTCAAGCGTGTATTTGTCATCATTAGTGATGCTCTTCGTTATGAAGTTGCTCATGAAGTCCATGAACAAGTTAATAAACAGCCTCGCTCAAAATCGACCATCACCAGTCAATTAGGTGTAGTACCGAGCTATACACAATTGGGAATGGCTTCTCTACTACCTCATAAAGAGTTAACGGCACATCTGGGTAATGACGTTAAGTACAAAGCTGATGGATTGAGCACACATGGGCTTGAAAATCGCAATGCCGTTCTAGGAAAATATCAGGGAATGGCAGTTAAGTCTTCTGATGTGCTGAACTGGACAAACGAAGAAGGACGTAAAGCGGTAGCTGATGCCAGAGTAGTATACATTTACCATGACCACATTGATGCAATCGGTGACAAGTCTGCAACAGAAAACAGCACTTTCGAAGCGTGCTCTGATGCCATTGAGCAAGTTAAATTACTGATTGACCGTATCATTAACAAGCTCAACGGTAATAGAATTTTAGTGACTGCTGATCATGGTTTCTTATTTAAATCGAGTGAGTTACAAGAGTCAGACAAAACACCTCTTTCAGTTAAACCTGTTGGAACAGTGGAAGCGAAAAAACGTTACTTAATTGGACAACAGTTGCCTGAAGAAAGCTTCTACTGGCGTGGAAGCTTAGCTACTACTGCCAATTTATCTAGCAATGGAGATGATGCTGAGTTCATCATTCCACGAGGAACGAACCGATTTAATTTTGTTGGTGGGGCTAAATTTATTCATGGCGGTATCATGCCACAAGAAATTTGTGTGCCTGTTCTTCGTATTGAACACTTAAAAACGACCAAGCAAAAGAGCACTGCGAAACAGAAAGTTGGTGTTGTTCCACTAACAAACGGGTTAAGGATGGTCACGATCAGCGAAAAGATTCCATTCTTGCAAACTAATGCTATCGGTGACGATTACAAAGAACGTCAATTGGGTATCTGGATTGAAGATCAGGAAGGTAACTTGCTTTCCAACAAGGCACCAGTGCTCTTTAACTCAACGTCTACCAACTCTGATGACCGTACTCGCAGCGTAATTCTCACCCTAAATGGTGCGAGTTTTGATCGTACCGCAACCTACAAGATGATCATGTGGGATACAGAGCAAGACGATTTATATGCTACTCATTCAGTAACTATCGATCTTGCCATTCAAGACGACTTTGATGATTTTTTCTAACGGAATTTACTAATGACGACAAATGAAGAACAAATTGCACAAGAAATTAGTGATGTGAAAGACATGACTCTTGATGACCTCATGACAACTGAGTTTAAGGGACGTGTGGTTAGAAAAGACCTAACAAAACAGTTGAAGGAAGGAGCAAACGTTCCAGTCTATGTACTTGAGTACCTACTCGGTATGTATTGTTCTGCGACTGATGAAGAGCTTATCGAACAGGGTATGGAGCGTGTTAAGAAGATCCTGACTGATAACTATGTTCGTCCCGATGAAGCGGAAAAAGTAAAATCAATGATCCGTGAACGTGGCACTCATAAAGTCATTGATAAGATCTCTGTAAGACTCAATCAGAAGAAAGACGTTTACGAAGCAACCCTATCTAACTTGGGAATCAAAGACGCTGTAATCCCTGCCAAAATGGTCAA from Vibrio rarus includes the following:
- the pglZ gene encoding BREX-1 system phosphatase PglZ type A, which encodes MNIEKIKQALNKKFKQENGRIVFWLDVDNEFNDLVDTLELESNYDDTQTIHIDALSHFEVKYRIELLEPNTAFLLYSNKKPSEPTRDWLYDIRLYAEEFFADRSSMILNEIGMKMEFRSVIAKYKNFFNSDQRTARLLKVLPPNSATEQQLELALIAATLKLDTATFTSILQTLLSKLSDDFDSDSDSDSDSDSDSDSEEILAELDKYNLTSAFWSFANSEMGYIVESKEDDEVKRSPTLQDFTVKLLFTECYQSLLNSNCTNDDEVVSRFKAHLLPIPTLEQIEAGYSADRIGLNSPRRAQVVSFISQLRESRSYQDQYNKLAHRIETDYEIASKLKLVERADKLTQVETFEFADKQLSVLLAKNIDTYDQEELNAIVAHRLETHWCHVKPESADTSYTSVYEAIKTAKQLFTLKAKYIDGLNFDSAKSLYRAYESDLYQFDSAYRSFTEHANYVAHHGSDILKKLKLVDTIEDLYVNWYLHDLAIEWGKHVDNDQLLEKWNIPGVLRQSDFYKNEVERIFQTSQVKRVFVIISDALRYEVAHEVHEQVNKQPRSKSTITSQLGVVPSYTQLGMASLLPHKELTAHLGNDVKYKADGLSTHGLENRNAVLGKYQGMAVKSSDVLNWTNEEGRKAVADARVVYIYHDHIDAIGDKSATENSTFEACSDAIEQVKLLIDRIINKLNGNRILVTADHGFLFKSSELQESDKTPLSVKPVGTVEAKKRYLIGQQLPEESFYWRGSLATTANLSSNGDDAEFIIPRGTNRFNFVGGAKFIHGGIMPQEICVPVLRIEHLKTTKQKSTAKQKVGVVPLTNGLRMVTISEKIPFLQTNAIGDDYKERQLGIWIEDQEGNLLSNKAPVLFNSTSTNSDDRTRSVILTLNGASFDRTATYKMIMWDTEQDDLYATHSVTIDLAIQDDFDDFF